The Phragmites australis chromosome 15, lpPhrAust1.1, whole genome shotgun sequence genome window below encodes:
- the LOC133893440 gene encoding ras-related protein RABA5a-like, with product MACDGDEEQSQDYLFKIVLIGDSSVGKSNLLARFARNEFYPNSKSTIGVEFQTQKLVIDGKEIKAQIWDTAGQERFRAVTSAYYRGAVGALIVYDISRRQTFDSVGRWLNELHTHSDMNVVTILVGNKTDLRHAREVSTAEGQTLAEAQGLFFMETSALDSSNVAAAFQTVVKEIYSILSRKVFQSQEQKRSELQSLSNGKAVVLQGETNETNSGGRWCCSS from the exons ATGGCCTGTGATGGAGATGAGGAGCAAAGCCAGGATTACCTATTCAAAATTGTTCTGATTGGTGACTCCTCTGTTGGTAAATCAAACTTGCTAGCAAGATTTGCAAGGAATGAGTTCTATCCAAACTCTAAGTCCACTATAGGAGTGGAGTTCCAGACACAAAAGTTGGTAATTGATGGAAAGGAAATTAAAGCTCAGATATGGGATACTGCTGGACAAGAGCGCTTCAGAGCAGTTACATCAGCTTACTATCGAGGCGCTGTTGGAGCTCTTATTGTTTATGATATTAGCAGGCGTCAGACTTTTGATAGTGTCGGTCGATGGCTTAATGAACTGCACA CTCATTCCGATATGAACGTCGTCACAATTCTGGTGGGTAACAAGACTGATCTCAGGCATGCACGTGAGGTGAGCACTGCCGAAGGACAAACCTTGGCCGAGGCTCAGGGCCTCTTCTTCATGGAAACCTCTGCTCTGGATTCGTCAAATGTTGCAGCAGCTTTTCAAACTGTAGTTAAGGAGATCTACAGCATACTAAGTCGGAAGGTATTTCAATCACAAGAGCAGAAGAGAAGCGAGCTGCAGTCATTAAGCAATGGGAAAGCTGTGGTGCTGCAGGGTGAGACCAATGAAACAAACAGTGGTGGGAGGTGGTGCTGTTCATCTTAG